Proteins encoded by one window of bacterium:
- a CDS encoding nucleotidyltransferase domain-containing protein, with amino-acid sequence MISQTDKNIISSLADKYQASQVLVFGSASLGDKFSDIDLAVKGIKPELFFKFYGELMFAISKPVDLVDLDIENPFVDLVRQDGVKIYG; translated from the coding sequence ATGATTTCTCAAACAGATAAAAACATCATTTCATCTTTGGCAGATAAATATCAGGCATCTCAAGTGTTGGTGTTTGGATCAGCATCATTGGGTGATAAGTTTAGTGATATTGATCTCGCGGTCAAAGGCATCAAACCGGAGTTGTTTTTCAAGTTTTATGGTGAACTCATGTTTGCGATTTCAAAACCTGTTGATCTTGTTGATTTGGATATTGAAAACCCATTTGTTGACCTGGTTCGACAGGATGGCGTAAAGATATATGGCTGA
- a CDS encoding TolC family protein, producing the protein MKKLVINTAMIIAGFIMAMNNISYAEVNLEKGAMVDQKTFVEQALAKDPEFVTALQQYLQYKYSAVSSQEIADWTLGASATLNHYEATGSSVNSADSDSVSYELSLQKLFMPSGTRMSVAHSNTLAESESVIGTAESSSPKITFSVTQPLLKNAFGLSDRYPVVVAEIQKKSAYDDALEAWEGRIVELEKAYLDWCNAYENVKAYQAIIKELTKLERSVRRKFKAGVSDEKDMVQTEENLLRYQSLLIQTETSYMNETWNIAYLQAGQAVRDKNALNIRPDLKTRQVDGLKPVDEKAIKNLRLVKKLELLKEQQLYQKKVADNSALPSLDLIGSYGVKGEEADFNGGYAAISDKQDYTVMLQASMPLGGYKATGDKGQADAALNEINASIVNTVRSMDLSINQMAANIAMMEETLAIQEKLVKKAERKLILDNRNYEIGRLDIYYLIDTQNGLTNARLDYIKNKIQLDQLKIEYLAITDKLVLRYSDLLKQLQP; encoded by the coding sequence ATGAAAAAGTTAGTTATTAATACCGCTATGATCATTGCTGGATTTATTATGGCAATGAATAACATCAGTTATGCAGAAGTAAACTTGGAAAAAGGAGCAATGGTTGATCAAAAAACTTTTGTTGAGCAAGCGTTGGCAAAAGATCCTGAGTTTGTTACGGCGCTTCAACAATATCTTCAATATAAGTATTCTGCTGTTTCAAGTCAGGAAATCGCAGACTGGACATTAGGAGCAAGTGCAACGCTAAATCATTATGAAGCAACTGGTTCATCTGTGAACAGTGCTGATAGTGATAGTGTGAGCTATGAACTTAGTTTGCAAAAATTATTCATGCCATCAGGTACAAGAATGTCTGTGGCTCATAGTAATACTTTAGCAGAGTCTGAGAGTGTTATAGGGACAGCTGAAAGTAGTTCGCCAAAGATAACGTTTTCTGTGACGCAACCTCTTTTAAAAAATGCCTTTGGCCTTTCTGATCGCTATCCAGTAGTAGTTGCAGAGATTCAAAAGAAATCTGCCTATGACGATGCTTTGGAAGCTTGGGAAGGTCGTATTGTTGAGTTGGAAAAAGCTTATCTTGATTGGTGCAACGCCTATGAAAATGTAAAAGCCTATCAGGCGATTATTAAAGAGTTAACTAAACTGGAGCGATCAGTACGGCGTAAATTTAAAGCGGGTGTGTCTGATGAGAAAGATATGGTTCAAACAGAGGAAAATTTACTTCGCTATCAGAGTTTATTAATTCAGACTGAAACAAGTTATATGAATGAGACATGGAATATCGCCTACCTCCAAGCCGGACAGGCAGTAAGAGATAAAAATGCTCTCAACATCAGACCAGATTTAAAAACTCGGCAGGTAGATGGGTTGAAACCAGTTGACGAAAAGGCAATCAAAAATTTACGGCTTGTAAAAAAACTGGAATTATTGAAAGAACAGCAATTATATCAGAAGAAAGTTGCTGATAATAGTGCACTACCTTCTCTTGATTTGATTGGATCATACGGGGTTAAGGGGGAAGAAGCTGATTTCAATGGTGGTTATGCAGCAATAAGTGATAAACAGGATTATACAGTTATGCTGCAGGCCAGTATGCCTTTAGGGGGTTATAAAGCAACCGGCGACAAAGGACAGGCTGATGCAGCACTTAATGAAATCAATGCTTCTATTGTAAATACTGTGCGTTCAATGGATCTGAGTATTAATCAAATGGCTGCAAATATTGCGATGATGGAAGAAACCTTGGCCATACAGGAAAAACTAGTAAAAAAAGCGGAACGCAAGCTAATACTTGATAATCGCAACTATGAAATAGGTCGTCTTGATATTTACTATCTCATTGATACGCAAAACGGTTTAACCAATGCCAGACTTGATTATATAAAAAATAAAATTCAATTGGACCAGTTGAAAATCGAGTATCTAGCGATCACGGATAAACTGGTGCTCAGATATTCGGATTTACTAAAGCAGTTACAACCTTGA
- a CDS encoding efflux RND transporter permease subunit has protein sequence MKKIFQYLLNNQLLINMVLILIFSVGLFSATKVGKEAFPSVEMNRMVVVVLYPGASPLDVERNAVIPVEEELEQITGIDEYTSVATEDGARIQITLDDKVENVQAVKDEVYRKMSNVPNLPDEVDDITVVDMNPKLMSVYTIGVSLKEGAKEGRKELYKYVDQLEAQLRKLNNVSDVRKEGYVDPEIHIFVDPEKSQQKYISLTDVVNSIKMQNVRSTGGSLQATQKEQSIVTIGQFQKFKDVGDVIIRSNFGAKRVYIRDIARVEEGFKDRDVDIRINKTEGVTLSIVKRENADITVTVDQIKAFLEKSKKYEPEYIDVVKISDMSLSIRSLLRVVMINLIIGFFLVYIVLLIFLDRHSATWTAVGMPVVFLISLIYMFASGITFNMISLGALIMLLGIVVDDGIVVSENIYHFRQQGQSAIDATVNGLKEIIGPVVVAITTTIVAFLPMLFLSGMMGKMIHEFPLVVIVALAASLFEAIFILPGHLIFSKKKSFENKKTNWFDPIVEKYSNLLAKLLKKRYWVILGSVVLFVLSILLFSEGIKNFVVLTDDSADTIIVNFELPDDTSRDKTIVVSGEIETILIEQTTDQERIAVQSAIGHHNDRPINTEGYHDNWAQVSLVLVPSNDRKRKADQIIRAIRQAFPEDLKKQFTMLEIKKEVIGPDLGKGVELRIIGNDEALSLACAEEAKRLLKIMPGVEDIEDDYDSGVEELHVVFDQVKMASRGLNVSSIAQAIRTAYEGSIATYVQTKDKRYDFRVEVDPKFKVNKSFLLELLVPNNQGNMIAVKQVATLEQTEGLASISRFNGERTITVSAEIDNTKNSSKKVMQELKKGLSGSNDKYNTLSIKYGGEMEETMSSMRDLMISFIFALLAIYCVLVMLFRSPVQPFLIIAILPFGLVGSFLAFHLHGMPLSFMGMIGIIGLCGVLVNDSVIMVDFINKVIAGSKKMVKADLIKHIVQGAKRRLRPVLLTTVTTVVGLLPTIYGIGGSSEMIRPIVVALGYGVLFGTVITLIILPALYMISWDLGLMKAIQKKNEV, from the coding sequence ATGAAAAAAATATTTCAGTATTTATTAAACAATCAGTTACTTATTAATATGGTTCTTATATTAATTTTTTCTGTAGGGCTATTCAGTGCCACTAAGGTGGGCAAAGAAGCCTTTCCTTCAGTCGAGATGAATCGCATGGTGGTAGTGGTTCTTTATCCTGGTGCCAGTCCCCTTGATGTGGAACGCAATGCAGTTATTCCAGTTGAAGAAGAGTTGGAACAGATAACCGGTATTGATGAGTATACCTCTGTTGCTACGGAAGATGGTGCACGTATTCAGATCACTCTTGATGATAAAGTAGAAAATGTGCAGGCTGTAAAAGACGAGGTTTATCGAAAAATGTCCAATGTTCCCAACCTGCCTGATGAAGTAGATGATATCACTGTAGTGGACATGAATCCTAAATTAATGTCTGTTTATACCATTGGTGTGTCACTCAAAGAAGGTGCTAAGGAAGGACGAAAGGAACTTTATAAATATGTTGATCAATTGGAAGCGCAATTGCGCAAACTCAACAATGTTAGTGATGTTCGTAAAGAAGGCTATGTTGATCCGGAGATTCATATCTTTGTAGATCCTGAAAAATCACAGCAGAAGTATATTTCTTTAACAGATGTGGTCAATAGCATAAAGATGCAAAATGTACGCTCTACCGGAGGATCGCTACAAGCAACTCAAAAAGAACAATCCATTGTAACTATTGGTCAATTCCAGAAGTTTAAAGATGTTGGTGATGTTATTATTCGTTCTAATTTTGGTGCTAAGCGGGTATACATTCGTGACATCGCCAGGGTGGAAGAAGGATTTAAAGATAGAGATGTTGATATCCGGATTAACAAAACAGAAGGCGTGACCTTGAGCATTGTCAAAAGAGAAAATGCTGACATTACGGTGACGGTTGACCAGATTAAAGCTTTTTTGGAAAAAAGTAAAAAATATGAACCTGAATATATTGATGTTGTTAAAATTTCAGATATGTCTCTTTCCATCCGTTCATTGCTCAGAGTCGTCATGATCAATCTTATTATTGGTTTTTTCCTGGTCTACATTGTGCTTTTAATCTTTCTTGATCGCCATAGTGCTACCTGGACAGCGGTGGGTATGCCGGTAGTGTTTTTAATTTCTCTTATTTACATGTTTGCCAGCGGTATCACATTCAACATGATTTCGCTGGGTGCTTTGATTATGCTACTCGGTATTGTGGTGGATGATGGTATTGTGGTATCGGAGAACATTTATCATTTTCGTCAACAAGGTCAATCTGCAATTGATGCCACAGTTAACGGACTTAAGGAAATTATTGGTCCGGTAGTGGTTGCCATTACCACAACTATCGTAGCTTTTCTACCCATGCTGTTTTTAAGCGGCATGATGGGTAAAATGATTCATGAGTTTCCATTAGTGGTTATTGTGGCTTTGGCAGCATCTCTTTTTGAAGCTATCTTTATTCTGCCTGGTCATCTTATTTTTAGTAAAAAGAAAAGCTTTGAAAATAAAAAAACTAACTGGTTTGATCCCATTGTAGAAAAGTATAGTAACCTACTAGCTAAATTATTGAAGAAACGATATTGGGTTATTCTGGGTTCCGTTGTTTTATTTGTATTAAGTATTTTACTATTTAGTGAGGGTATTAAAAACTTTGTGGTTCTTACAGATGATTCAGCAGACACGATAATCGTCAACTTCGAATTACCGGATGACACCAGTCGTGATAAAACCATTGTCGTGTCCGGCGAGATTGAAACCATTTTGATTGAACAAACAACAGATCAAGAACGCATAGCTGTTCAGTCAGCTATCGGGCATCATAATGACCGGCCGATTAATACAGAAGGCTATCATGATAATTGGGCGCAAGTATCATTGGTTTTGGTGCCCAGCAATGACCGCAAACGCAAGGCCGATCAAATCATAAGAGCCATAAGACAAGCATTTCCTGAGGATTTAAAAAAACAATTCACCATGCTGGAAATCAAGAAAGAAGTCATAGGTCCTGATTTGGGTAAAGGGGTTGAGCTTCGCATTATTGGTAATGACGAAGCCCTGAGCTTAGCTTGTGCAGAAGAAGCAAAAAGACTATTAAAAATCATGCCAGGTGTAGAAGACATTGAAGATGATTATGATTCCGGAGTAGAAGAACTGCATGTGGTTTTTGATCAAGTTAAAATGGCCAGCCGCGGATTGAATGTATCGTCCATTGCACAGGCAATACGAACTGCATATGAAGGCTCGATCGCAACCTATGTTCAGACCAAGGATAAGCGGTATGATTTTAGAGTAGAAGTGGATCCCAAATTTAAAGTTAATAAATCATTCTTGCTGGAATTACTGGTTCCTAATAACCAAGGAAATATGATAGCTGTCAAGCAAGTTGCCACTTTAGAACAAACTGAAGGATTGGCTAGCATTAGTCGTTTTAATGGAGAGCGAACGATAACTGTATCAGCAGAAATTGATAATACCAAGAATTCATCCAAAAAAGTAATGCAAGAACTTAAAAAAGGACTATCCGGAAGTAATGATAAGTACAACACACTTTCCATCAAATACGGTGGTGAGATGGAAGAAACCATGAGTTCTATGCGTGATTTGATGATTAGTTTCATCTTTGCTTTACTAGCCATTTATTGTGTGCTGGTCATGCTTTTCCGTTCGCCGGTACAGCCTTTCCTGATTATAGCTATTCTGCCTTTTGGATTGGTTGGTTCGTTCCTGGCATTCCATCTTCATGGTATGCCATTATCCTTTATGGGTATGATTGGTATCATTGGTCTTTGTGGTGTTTTGGTTAATGATAGTGTTATCATGGTTGATTTTATTAACAAAGTCATTGCAGGATCTAAAAAAATGGTCAAAGCAGACTTAATAAAGCATATTGTTCAGGGCGCCAAACGTCGATTGCGACCGGTGTTGCTCACCACCGTTACAACAGTGGTTGGTTTACTACCGACCATTTATGGTATTGGCGGTAGTTCGGAAATGATTCGACCGATTGTAGTAGCGCTCGGCTATGGTGTGCTTTTTGGTACTGTGATTACATTGATTATTTTGCCGGCATTATATATGATTAGTTGGGATTTGGGATTAATGAAAGCTATACAGAAAAAGAATGAAGTTTAA
- a CDS encoding MarR family transcriptional regulator codes for MQLKQKGKASEISKALHNIRRGLITKLPMPPTGNMHHQFTFSQMHVMTVLHEKGSMTMRDLANSSGVATPSMTDMITRLVRQKIVIRTGDKEDRRIIRVQLTDKGKKSIKQFHDMSGIAIALLFDQLVVADQQIVLKGLQIMDHLLKDDKKISKLIKMRKRGRGQ; via the coding sequence ATGCAGTTAAAGCAAAAAGGTAAAGCAAGTGAGATTAGTAAAGCACTCCATAATATTAGAAGGGGTTTGATAACAAAATTGCCTATGCCACCTACAGGCAATATGCATCATCAATTCACATTCTCCCAAATGCATGTTATGACTGTGCTGCATGAAAAAGGAAGTATGACTATGCGTGACCTGGCTAATAGCAGCGGTGTAGCTACGCCCAGTATGACCGATATGATTACTCGTTTAGTAAGACAGAAAATAGTAATTCGTACTGGAGATAAAGAAGATCGCAGGATTATTCGCGTCCAGTTAACGGATAAAGGAAAAAAATCAATTAAACAATTTCACGATATGTCAGGTATTGCAATAGCATTATTATTTGATCAATTAGTTGTTGCTGATCAGCAAATAGTATTGAAAGGATTGCAAATAATGGATCATCTATTAAAAGATGATAAAAAAATAAGCAAGCTGATAAAAATGCGTAAAAGAGGGAGAGGACAATGA
- a CDS encoding outer membrane protein assembly factor, translated as MRVKSKLAILFLLMSFVLVCACDLYAQKNLMGNDRMNKEHGLVCMPLGFYTPETDFGGGVMFLSYAYPDSNEMTTKPNLIRGAAVYTTNNQMILTLKNERYFNGESNKLFADAMYRDSYSKYYGIGAYAEEKEPEAYYFQNLDLDLGFLWRLSETVYLGPAGTFQYYRIESLEEAGELEQLCLLEEGRGYQISGLGMQFTWDRRDHRFYPLQGFYMDARVEYFHNMLGSDSNYWKGKIDYRYFLQIQEKHVLAFQYYTVLIDQPISLLFMPAMGGPDMMRGYFLGEFRDQCYMAAQVEYRFPVVWRFGAVCFAGLGQVGPSLSEFALDKIEPTAGFGIRFALDKKQNVNFRFDFATNLQRFQPYGYLKISEAF; from the coding sequence ATGAGAGTTAAGTCGAAGCTTGCTATTTTGTTTTTGCTTATGTCATTCGTACTTGTTTGTGCCTGCGACCTGTACGCTCAAAAAAATTTAATGGGTAATGATCGCATGAATAAAGAACACGGTTTGGTATGCATGCCATTGGGTTTTTATACACCTGAGACCGATTTTGGAGGCGGTGTGATGTTTCTTAGCTATGCTTATCCTGATTCCAACGAAATGACAACCAAGCCGAATCTCATTCGCGGCGCAGCAGTATATACCACTAATAATCAAATGATATTAACCCTGAAAAATGAGAGGTATTTTAATGGAGAAAGCAATAAATTATTCGCAGATGCCATGTATAGGGATTCCTATTCTAAGTATTATGGCATTGGCGCATATGCTGAGGAAAAGGAACCGGAAGCATATTATTTTCAAAATCTGGATTTGGACCTGGGATTTCTGTGGCGATTATCAGAAACAGTTTATTTGGGCCCTGCCGGGACTTTCCAATATTATAGGATCGAATCCCTAGAAGAAGCCGGTGAACTTGAACAGCTTTGTCTGCTGGAAGAAGGCCGGGGTTATCAGATAAGCGGGCTGGGCATGCAGTTTACCTGGGACAGGCGCGACCATCGGTTTTACCCTTTGCAGGGTTTCTATATGGATGCGCGCGTAGAATATTTCCATAATATGCTGGGCAGTGATTCTAATTATTGGAAAGGTAAAATAGACTACCGCTATTTTTTGCAAATTCAGGAAAAACATGTTTTGGCTTTTCAATATTATACCGTCTTAATAGATCAGCCGATATCTTTATTGTTTATGCCTGCCATGGGAGGCCCGGATATGATGCGCGGATATTTTCTGGGAGAATTTCGCGATCAATGCTATATGGCAGCGCAGGTCGAATATCGTTTTCCGGTTGTTTGGCGTTTTGGGGCGGTGTGTTTTGCCGGACTTGGTCAGGTGGGACCTTCGCTCAGTGAATTCGCTTTGGATAAAATAGAGCCCACGGCAGGTTTCGGAATTCGTTTTGCGCTGGATAAGAAACAGAATGTGAATTTCCGCTTTGATTTCGCAACGAACTTGCAGCGTTTTCAGCCGTATGGATATTTGAAAATTTCGGAAGCATTTTAA
- a CDS encoding outer membrane lipoprotein-sorting protein, translating into MKFKIYLIVFIWLLGLSSLVQAQEMSPALESDVVVKSGNELLRKIDAKLMPESYEAYRKIINIEPNKNQKEYIFYTLKKKNKIALLYLSPASDKGKASLRIDDSMWLYLPAIAKPIRIAGLQSIVGGVFNNADIMMLEYHKEYNVVKMEAKNNVHLLELKAKTRSATYARLQMWVSKEDVNLQKVECYSTTGILLKTLEFKKITDFSNGLIRPAVIETHSPLYKGYKSIMIYKGIKARTFSDEVFTLNYLPRLEELR; encoded by the coding sequence ATGAAATTTAAAATATATTTAATCGTATTCATATGGTTGTTGGGATTAAGCAGTTTGGTTCAGGCGCAGGAGATGTCTCCTGCCCTGGAGAGTGATGTGGTTGTGAAATCAGGAAACGAGCTTTTGCGGAAAATTGATGCCAAACTGATGCCGGAATCATATGAAGCATACCGCAAAATTATTAATATCGAACCAAACAAAAACCAGAAGGAATACATTTTTTATACCTTGAAAAAGAAGAATAAAATTGCCCTGCTTTATCTCTCGCCGGCCAGTGACAAGGGAAAGGCTTCTTTGCGCATAGATGATAGTATGTGGCTTTACCTGCCGGCTATTGCCAAACCCATTCGTATTGCCGGTTTGCAGTCTATAGTTGGGGGTGTGTTTAATAATGCGGATATTATGATGCTGGAATATCACAAAGAGTATAATGTGGTAAAAATGGAAGCAAAAAACAATGTGCATCTCCTGGAATTAAAAGCCAAAACCAGGAGCGCGACTTATGCCAGGCTGCAGATGTGGGTTAGTAAAGAAGATGTGAATCTACAAAAAGTTGAATGTTATTCCACCACCGGCATACTTTTGAAAACTCTGGAATTTAAAAAAATAACGGATTTTAGCAATGGTTTAATCCGGCCGGCGGTTATTGAAACACATAGTCCGCTGTATAAAGGCTATAAGTCGATAATGATTTATAAAGGCATTAAAGCCAGGACATTTTCCGATGAAGTCTTTACTTTGAATTATCTGCCGCGTCTGGAGGAATTGCGATGA
- a CDS encoding peroxiredoxin family protein: protein MKKIITVLLAIMCCQPALAASEESQRNILKVGKPAVEFTLEDTEETKLGLKQLRGSVVILTVIPETHSQKERKEYFQKNTEWIEAFRQKYGEQIVMLGMIKLSVPFFAKGMARTKIREKQSIRFLLDWHGDVLQVYSHPEELNMVLIDKAGIVRALATGEYSKGTAMTINDELDKLLAKKNEVETSADKAEPEKDQLGEKRGLK, encoded by the coding sequence ATGAAAAAAATTATCACAGTGCTATTAGCTATTATGTGCTGTCAGCCGGCATTGGCAGCCTCGGAAGAATCACAGCGAAATATTCTAAAAGTCGGAAAGCCGGCAGTGGAGTTCACGCTGGAAGACACTGAAGAAACCAAGCTCGGACTCAAACAACTTCGGGGCAGTGTCGTGATCTTGACAGTGATTCCCGAGACCCATTCTCAGAAAGAGCGTAAAGAATATTTTCAAAAAAACACGGAATGGATTGAAGCGTTTCGTCAAAAATATGGCGAGCAAATTGTTATGCTCGGCATGATTAAATTGAGTGTGCCGTTTTTTGCCAAAGGTATGGCTCGAACCAAAATTCGTGAAAAACAATCAATCCGGTTTTTATTGGACTGGCACGGTGATGTTTTACAGGTCTATAGTCATCCGGAGGAGTTAAATATGGTTTTGATTGATAAAGCAGGTATTGTGCGTGCCCTGGCAACAGGTGAATATTCCAAAGGAACAGCCATGACAATTAATGACGAACTGGATAAACTGCTGGCCAAAAAAAATGAAGTTGAAACCAGTGCAGATAAGGCGGAACCGGAAAAGGACCAGCTTGGAGAAAAAAGGGGGCTGAAATGA
- a CDS encoding ABC transporter permease: MKNIFKIAFRNLLRYQRRTYMTASLITVGIVMVIILGGVTASFKEMMINDITHTTLGHIQIHKRGYISATDIMPLDLYLQDENLKKVTDILDQVAAVEAYSLRIKFGGMISNYTKTAQVKFMGVDPGIEDKTCPKLRENIIGYSGKGFWLKPGEIIVPENVGTGLGMKLGDSIVVLANNREGSMNALTLVVAGFLGGSMSGPSGRNCYVHLEDVKVLMCMDQIEIHEIALQLKSYEKLEPVFNTLKKKINLLHPLDVELHTWREITPFVTIERIINLFAIIVKVILVFIVLISVWNVMMMSVYERIREIGTIAAMGTLPRKIVLLFLVEGTFLGAVGLILGNVLGLGLIFIMQLIKFRFDFGPMQGLVLMPKVAPMEILLLSIIVLVIAVVASLQPAKKAAKLEPIEALRHV; this comes from the coding sequence ATGAAAAATATATTTAAAATAGCTTTCCGTAATTTGCTTCGCTATCAAAGGCGCACATATATGACCGCTTCTTTGATAACCGTGGGGATTGTGATGGTAATTATATTGGGCGGGGTAACTGCGTCTTTCAAGGAAATGATGATCAATGACATTACTCACACCACCTTGGGGCATATACAAATTCATAAACGGGGCTATATCAGTGCAACGGACATTATGCCACTGGATTTATATCTGCAGGATGAAAATTTGAAGAAAGTAACGGATATTTTAGATCAAGTCGCGGCCGTGGAGGCCTACTCATTGCGTATAAAGTTCGGGGGTATGATTAGTAATTATACCAAGACTGCTCAGGTAAAATTTATGGGCGTAGATCCGGGAATTGAGGATAAGACCTGCCCCAAACTGCGGGAAAATATTATTGGATATTCAGGGAAAGGTTTTTGGCTTAAACCCGGAGAAATTATAGTGCCGGAAAATGTGGGAACCGGCTTAGGTATGAAGTTGGGCGATTCTATTGTGGTATTGGCAAATAACCGTGAGGGGTCCATGAACGCCCTGACCCTGGTGGTGGCTGGATTCCTGGGCGGAAGTATGAGCGGCCCGAGTGGACGAAATTGCTATGTTCACTTAGAAGACGTCAAGGTGCTGATGTGTATGGATCAGATTGAAATACACGAGATTGCTTTGCAGCTTAAATCTTATGAAAAGCTGGAACCGGTTTTTAACACCTTGAAGAAAAAAATAAATCTGCTTCATCCTTTAGATGTTGAACTGCATACCTGGCGGGAGATCACGCCCTTTGTAACGATTGAACGTATTATTAACCTTTTTGCGATTATCGTGAAAGTAATCCTGGTTTTTATTGTGCTTATTTCCGTCTGGAACGTGATGATGATGTCAGTGTACGAACGCATACGGGAAATAGGTACGATTGCAGCTATGGGAACCCTGCCCCGCAAGATCGTTCTTCTTTTCCTGGTTGAGGGAACTTTTTTAGGTGCAGTAGGCTTGATTTTGGGAAATGTTTTAGGCTTAGGCCTGATTTTTATCATGCAATTGATAAAGTTTCGCTTTGATTTTGGTCCTATGCAGGGTCTGGTACTGATGCCCAAAGTAGCGCCCATGGAGATATTACTTTTGTCCATAATTGTGCTGGTAATCGCCGTGGTGGCCAGCTTGCAGCCAGCCAAAAAGGCGGCAAAATTAGAGCCCATCGAGGCCTTGCGCCATGTATAG
- a CDS encoding ABC transporter ATP-binding protein has protein sequence MSFIQVRNVKKVYQETDVPITALQNINLEITQQKLVSFIGPSGSGKSTLLNLLGCLDKPTGGEIIIKGEQVTEFSRIEAARFRAANISFVFQQFNLLPVLTTYENVEYPLVMVQSLSLTERKQRVLELLEEVGMTDQKNKYPRQLSGGQQQRVAIARALVTRPKLVLADEPTANLDSRTAQLIIQLMKKMKAEWQTTFLFATHDPKVVQEVEELYRIEDGGITKINQETMP, from the coding sequence GTGAGTTTTATTCAAGTGAGAAATGTAAAAAAAGTGTATCAGGAAACAGATGTTCCCATAACAGCGCTGCAGAATATTAATCTGGAAATAACGCAGCAAAAACTGGTGTCCTTTATTGGTCCCTCGGGAAGTGGTAAAAGCACGCTTTTAAACTTACTGGGATGTCTGGATAAGCCGACGGGGGGTGAGATTATTATTAAAGGCGAGCAAGTGACCGAATTCTCAAGAATAGAAGCTGCCCGTTTTCGGGCGGCCAATATATCGTTTGTTTTCCAGCAGTTCAATTTATTGCCGGTTCTGACAACCTATGAAAATGTGGAATATCCCCTGGTTATGGTGCAAAGCCTTTCACTGACGGAAAGAAAACAACGCGTATTGGAACTTCTGGAAGAAGTAGGTATGACTGATCAAAAAAACAAGTATCCCCGGCAATTATCCGGCGGGCAACAGCAACGAGTGGCAATTGCCCGGGCTTTGGTAACCAGGCCTAAACTTGTATTGGCTGATGAACCAACAGCTAACCTGGACAGCCGGACTGCTCAGTTAATTATTCAGCTTATGAAAAAAATGAAAGCAGAATGGCAAACTACCTTTCTCTTTGCTACGCATGATCCCAAAGTTGTTCAAGAGGTAGAGGAATTGTATCGGATTGAAGACGGCGGAATTACGAAAATTAACCAGGAGACAATGCCATGA
- a CDS encoding periplasmic heavy metal sensor — protein MKAKWLIILLLFSLAINGGIIGTIIYHHVLGGKQYRHQNNFLVRAVFGLKVRNKLNLSQEQNQALKQIRVNARNEISEIREELYQARNELLTALAETEVEQEQIEKHLGNISNLQDQWHEKVVENVLQAKDKLTPEQQKIFMKSIKQRIQACVGSQEK, from the coding sequence ATGAAAGCAAAATGGCTTATAATACTTTTACTTTTTTCATTGGCGATCAATGGCGGGATTATCGGCACAATTATTTATCACCATGTTCTAGGCGGAAAACAATACAGGCATCAAAATAATTTTCTGGTCAGGGCGGTTTTTGGTTTGAAGGTAAGAAATAAACTCAATCTTTCCCAAGAACAAAACCAGGCATTAAAACAGATAAGAGTAAACGCCCGGAATGAGATATCGGAAATTCGCGAAGAATTATACCAAGCCAGAAATGAATTGCTCACGGCTTTAGCTGAAACAGAGGTTGAGCAGGAACAGATCGAAAAGCACCTGGGAAACATATCTAATCTACAAGATCAGTGGCATGAAAAAGTAGTGGAAAATGTTTTGCAGGCAAAAGATAAGTTGACCCCGGAACAGCAAAAGATATTTATGAAAAGTATTAAGCAACGCATACAGGCCTGCGTAGGTTCGCAAGAGAAATAA